The Dehalococcoidia bacterium region TAAACAATCGGTTGAAAATCGGTTGACTGAGATGCTTGAGCAAGAAGTTGCATCACTAGATTCTTCTCTACCGTCGGTGCTGTGCGCCCATGTCAATATTTCAGGTGCAAAAACTGCGTCAGAGCGTTCGATGATGCTCGGTAATGATCATTTACTCAGTCTTGGGACAGTTGCTATACCTGAATTTGACTACGTTGCTCTTGGCAATATCCATAAGTACCAAGTCTTAACACATACCCCTCCAGTCGTTTATGCAGGTAGTATCGAAAGAGTTGATTTCAGCGAAGAGAAAGAGGATAAGGGTTTTGTTATTGTAGAAATTGATCCTTCTTTGCCAAGCGGACAAAAAACTCTAAGTCATTCTTTTGTACCTATTAATGCACGGCCTATGATCACATTTAATATCTCGCCGAAGTTAGATCAAGACCCCACTCAAGTCGCACTTGATGCAATAGGTCAAAAGCAGCAAGAATTACGCAAGGCTATTGTCAGGTTCCGAATAAGTATGAGCACTGAGCAAGAGCATCTTTTCAACGAACCTGCAATCAGGCAAGCTCTTAACGAATGCTTCCATCTTGCAGGTATTGAGAAGATTATTAATAGAGATAGAAGAACAAGAATTGACGTAAATGAAGCAGAGAAAATATCTCCTACAGAAGCCGTTCGTAAATACTTTGAGGCAAAATCATTACCTAAAACCCGAGAGGATGAACTAATGAAGTATGTACAGCTTTTGCTTAACGAAGAACTAGAAGATACTCATTAAAGGCTGGTTGTTTGACACATTCATTAAGCAGTGATAGACCGACATAGAAAGATAGAGGTAATTATGGCAAAAAAGACACTGGGTGTTGCGATGGTAGGAATAGGTGTTGGTGGCACTGAAATGCTTCCAGCATTTGAACAAATGGAAGAAATCGATCTTATTGCTGGAGCAGATACCAACCCTCTTACCAGAGAGCGATTTCAAGCAAGATATGAAGCGACTGCCTATTCAAACTTAGAAGAGCTTTGTGAAGACCCTAATGTAGAAGCTGTTTGGATTTCAACACCAAATCGCTTCCATGCACCAATGGCAATCTATGCTCTCGAGCATGGCAAACACGTGGTAGTTGAGAAG contains the following coding sequences:
- a CDS encoding exonuclease SbcCD subunit D yields the protein MKLLHISDIHIGVESYGRAATEEDVVSLPAHFAPGEDRSQFIGINTRLIDFLSAMDEAVSYAIENNIHLVLFAGDAYKSRDPSQTHQREFAKRINRLSDANIPVFLTVGNHDLPHIANRATSLEIFPTLNVKNVTVAQSLETHLIHTEAGDIQIVGLPWIRIGQFMALEETRNMTMEEIKQSVENRLTEMLEQEVASLDSSLPSVLCAHVNISGAKTASERSMMLGNDHLLSLGTVAIPEFDYVALGNIHKYQVLTHTPPVVYAGSIERVDFSEEKEDKGFVIVEIDPSLPSGQKTLSHSFVPINARPMITFNISPKLDQDPTQVALDAIGQKQQELRKAIVRFRISMSTEQEHLFNEPAIRQALNECFHLAGIEKIINRDRRTRIDVNEAEKISPTEAVRKYFEAKSLPKTREDELMKYVQLLLNEELEDTH